A region of the Candidatus Syntrophosphaera sp. genome:
ACCAGCGAGATGAAGGGTGTGAGGAAGATGAGGTTGGAGACGGCGGCGGTATTGGAGCTTTTTTCCAGGGCTTTTTGCCAGAGGATGAAGGTGAAGCCCATCTCGAAAACGCCCACGTAGAGGGCGCCCAGGATCCCCCAGGCGATCGAGGCGGAGGGGGTGAAGAGGCCGGCGGGATTGAGTTTTCCCCGGAGCAGGGCGTAAAGCGCGGTGGCCAGAGTTCCCACCAGGAAATTTAGCAGCAGTTTGCTCTCCGCGGGGCGCTTGTCTTTCATGTTCAGGAT
Encoded here:
- a CDS encoding DMT family transporter encodes the protein ILNMKDKRPAESKLLLNFLVGTLATALYALLRGKLNPAGLFTPSASIAWGILGALYVGVFEMGFTFILWQKALEKSSNTAAVSNLIFLTPFISLVFIALILRESIHPATLIGLFIIIASNFWQKTGARTP